The segment TTTTCAACATCCTTTAAGACGACTGCACCTGCACCAATTACAGAATTTTGACCAATAATAGAAAGACCGGTAACAATTGTAGATCCCATCCCAGTAAATACATTATCTTCAATCTTTATAGAAGCTCCTACACCTGTAAGAGTTGAAATCAAACAAGCTTTACCAATTATAGAGTGATGGGCTATAACAACACCTGGACTTATGATACAAAAGTCATTAACCTTAACCTTCGTCCATATATATGCATTAGCTTGTATATAAACCCCTTGACCAATTTCAGCACTTGGACTTATAACAGCTGTCGGATGAATAAGTGTCGGGGTCCTTCCACCTAACTTATTAATTTTTCTCATGATATTGTTTCTTACTTTATTGTTACCAATAGCTACAATAAACTGTTTATCTTTTATATCTTCGTTTAGAAGATCGGAAAACTTTCCAATAACTTCAATACCCATAATAAACTCATTTTGTTTATTGTCATCTTCATCATAAAATGCTTTAACTTTATAGCCTAATATTTCAGCCAATTCAAGCATTGTTTCACCGTAGGTTCCTGCACCAACTATATATATTTCTCTATTATCCACAGGCTTATTTCCTCTCCTATTACTCTTACTTTATTACTTACTATCAAAACTTCCTTTAAATTTCTCCATAGTTACAGTCTCA is part of the Desertibacillus haloalkaliphilus genome and harbors:
- a CDS encoding acetyltransferase, with the translated sequence MDNREIYIVGAGTYGETMLELAEILGYKVKAFYDEDDNKQNEFIMGIEVIGKFSDLLNEDIKDKQFIVAIGNNKVRNNIMRKINKLGGRTPTLIHPTAVISPSAEIGQGVYIQANAYIWTKVKVNDFCIISPGVVIAHHSIIGKACLISTLTGVGASIKIEDNVFTGMGSTIVTGLSIIGQNSVIGAGAVVLKDVEKNCVYVGVPAKKIKETI